The following DNA comes from Synechococcus sp. CC9616.
TGATGCGCAGCCTGCCTCACTGACGAACAGTAGAGAAGCAGGCGCGAAGCGGCAGAGGAACATCGAATGTTGACCGAACATGCCGCTCAGTCTTGCTTCTCGTTTTCCTGGCTTGCGGTGGGGGCTGGAAGCTTGCTATCAAGCCATCTTGAAAAGATATAAATTCCTATAAACATCGGTGCATAGATGATCCACATATTGTCCAGTTCATAGCCACTATTATTTACAAGCACCAAGGCTGCATAGCTCAAAATGATGTAAATAGACACTCTGCGCAGCACCGGAAATTTGCCGAACATCTTCTTTCTAAATGGCCTCCTACTCTAAGCATAGTCTTGCGTTCGATCTGGTATTTCGAGACAGCTTCCGAGACAGGGCTTTCGCAAACCAATGCTCTTCAACGATCGAGATCTGCCAAAACAATTCCCTCAGAATGACAGCCGCAAGGCGACCTTAAACAAGCTTCAAGCTAAAAGGATCAAAGTGTCAAAGGAGATTTATCACATCATATTGAGATTCATTCGATCTTGCATTTAGCTCGAAAGCTCATCCATACTGATTACGGTGTTAACGACTCAAGAAGCAAGCTGCCTTTGACACTTCCAAAGTAGTTATTAATAAGTTCCGCGGCGTTTGGCTTCACTGCCCTGAGCAGTCGGTGCAGAAGTCTGGTGTCCGAGGCCAATGTGCACACCGAGATCAGGGGTCATGGCGTCGGTGCATCCGTGGGCTCCCCAACATCAGCATGGCCACCGGGCTCCCGCGGGGAACGCAAGGACGGCCCCGGTTCTCCTCCGCCCTGTAGCTGCCAGCTGCTGTATTGATCATCCAACCGAGCCGTGAGTCGCTCCAATCGCTGCCTGGGACGCTCGCCATCGCCACCGGCAGCGAGCTGCAGACGCAACTGCACACGCAGCAGATCCACCGCCAAACCCCAGGCTTCATCGGCAGCAGCCTGATCAAGAGCCAGCTCCAGCAACTGATCGGCGCGATCAAGATCCGCTTCCTCCAGAAGTTCCGCTGCCAGTCCCAGTCGCCGCGCCGCCACAGCTCCAGTGGTCCGTCCGGACAGCAACACCTCCGCCGCCGCAAGCCGATCACCGGCAGCTGCCTCATGGTGCGCCAGTTGATCAAGCCCATTCACCGTGATCGGCTCACCCGGTTCTGCTGAAGCATCAGGAGCCTCGACCAGTTCCAGCTGCTCAAGCGCCATCAGATCTCCATTCACCAACCGCCGCAACGCCCGGGCCGCTCGCGGATGATCCAGGGCCGCATCGGCCGCCTGCCAGCTGAGCCGCAACCAGCGTTCCCGTTCAGCGCCAAATCCCGGGAGATAACGGCTCAACACCGTGCGAGCTCCGTCAGGAGAACGACAGATCAGCAACACCCGGGCATTGGTCAGCACCTCATCCATCGTTTGAGATGTCGTGTTGAAGCTGAGCAAACGGTCTCGGAGCTGCTGCTGACGATCCGACAATCCGAAGGCGGCCGCTTCAACGCAGCCATGCTCCAGCTCTGCAAGAGTCCCTTCGAGCAGCAACGTCTGGAAGGACTCCTCAGCCATGGGCTGGGGCTCCTGCGAGGAAAGCTGTTCCGGAGCGGAGGGTGCCGCAGCCAGCAACAGCATCACCAGAGCAAAGGGTGCGGTCCCCATGGCGGTCTGCGGTCTACAAAGGAAACCTACGAGGCACATCACGCTCCGCCTGCGCCCATGGCCATCTCGAGCACCCGTCCCAACACCCTGCCGGCACTGCGGCGACTGTTAATCGTCGGCAGCGGTGGCCGGGAGCATGCCCTCAGCTGGGGACTGCGGCGCTGCCCCTCCGTGGAAGTGGTCTGGATTGCACCGGGCAACGGTGGGACCAAAAGTGAAACCAGTGGTGGAACCAGTGATCAGCAGGTCCAGATCGCTGAAACCGACGCCGCTGGACTGCTGAGCCACTGCCGCGCAGAGGCGATCGATCTGGTGATTGTGGGACCGGAAGCCCCCCTGGCAGCCGGGCTGGCCGACACGCTGCGTGAGGCGGGCATCGCCGTCTTCGGTCCTGGAGCTGAAGGGGCGCAGCTGGAAGCCAGCAAAGCCTGGGCCAAGCAACTGATGCAGGATGCCGGCGTTCCCACCGCCAGACATTGGGCGGTGAGCAGCGAAGCCGAGGCGCTGGCGGTGCTGAAGCAGGTCAACTGCCCCCTGGTGGTGAAGGCCGATGGCCTGGCGGCGGGGAAAGGCGTCACCGTGGCCGAGAGCATCGCCGAGACGCAGGCCGCGATTGAAGAGGCCTTTGGCGGACGCTTCGGGGCGGCCGGTGCCCAACTCGTTCTCGAGGAACGGCTGCAAGGCCCGGAAGTGTCCGTGTTCGCTCTCTGTGATGGGGAACGCATGGTGCTGCTGCCGCCAGCCCAGGACCACAAACGGCTGGAGGAGGGCGACCGTGGCCCGAACACCGGAGGGATGGGGGCCTATGCACCGGCACCACTGCTGGATCAGGACGGGTTGGAGCAGGTGCGACAGGCGGTGCTTGAGCCCACCTTGAAGGCTCTGCGGGCACGTGGAATCGAATACCGCGGTGTGATCTATGCGGGGCTGATGCTCACAGCGAACGGGCCACAGGTGATCGAATTCAACTGCCGTTTCGGCGATCCCGAATGCCAGACCCTGGTGCCGCTGCTGGGACCGGAACTGGCCCAGGTCCTGCAGGCTTGTGCCCACGGCCGCCTGGATCTGGCGCCAACGCTGACGATCGGCAACCAGTGCAGCGCCTGTGTGGTGGCGGCTGCCAAGGGCTACCCGAACTCCACCCGCACGGGCGATTCCATCGATCTTCGCTTGGACAGTGATGCGCAGCTGCAGCTGTTCCACGCCGGCACCCGCCTTGATCAATCCGGCAACCTGGTGAGTTCAGGTGGGCGCGTGCTTGCGGTGGTCGCTCAGGGCCGTGATTTCGATGCAGCCTTCGCCGCGGCCTATGGCGGCCTCAAACAAGTGCATTTCGATGGAATCCACTACCGTCGCGATATCGGGCACCAGGTGCGGACCGACTGATGACCAGCGGCACTCAAGCCACCGCTGACTGGGCCCTCCCTCCACAAGGAGGACCGCCCGACGATCAGGACGGCGTCTGGCGCCGCATCGTTCTCTGGTGGGAGGAATTCAGCCTTCAAACCAAGCTGCTCGCCATCGCCACGTTGGTGGTGAGCTTGATGATGACTGGCATCACGTTCTTCGCCCTCAATGGCATCCAGCGCGATGCCGTGATGAACGACACCCGATACGCCCGGGACCTGGGCCTGCTGCTGGCTGGAAATGTCACCGAACTCGTGGCGCAGGAACAGGACCGGGAGCTGGCAGATGTCGCCGAGAAGTTCTGGCGTTCCAGCCGCAGCGTTCGCTACATCTTTTTCGCCGATCCGGATGGGGTTATCTATTTAGGGATTCCGATCAGCGCCACACCGGCCGGTGGGGAGGGGGAATTGCGTCTCAACCGTCGCCTTGAGCTGCCGGATGAACTGCGCCGCCGCCCCCAGAACCCCCTGGTCCGTCAGCACCTGACTCCCAAGGGACGGGTGATCGACGTTTTCGTCCCCCTGATCCGCAACGGGCGTTACTACGGCGTTCTTGGCCTAGGCGTGAACCCCAACGAAACCGCCCTGGCCAGCGCAGCTCTCACCCGCGAGGTGACGGTGGCGGTGTTCATCTCCATCTGGGTGCTGGTGATTCTTGGAGCGGTGTTCAACGCCCTCACCATCACCCGTCCGGTGAAAGAGTTACTGCGCGGCGTCCGTTCGATCGCCTCCGGCAATTTCCAGGCCCGGATCGCCTTGCCCGTCGGCGGGGAACTGGGAGAACTGCTCACCGGCTTCAATGCCATGGCCTCTCAGCTGGAGGCCTATGACGAGGCCAATATCGAAGAGCTCACCGCCGCTCAGGTGAAGCAGCAGTCCTTGATCGCCACCATGGCTGATGGGGCCATCCTGCTGGATGCCGAGGGGCGCATCGTGTTGGCGAACCCCACCGCCAGGCGGCTGTTCCGCTGGGAAGGCCGCAACCTGGAAGGACAGGAACTGGTGGAGGAACTGCCGGATCTGCTGGCGATCGAGGTGCATGCTCCCCTGGACGCCCTGCTGCTCAGTGGAGCTGACAGCGAGGATCTGCGCTGCAACGTCGGTGAGCCTGCCCGCACTCTGCGCATCGTGATGCAGGCGGTGCGCGATGCCAGTGGTGAATCGCTCAAGGGAATCGCCGTCACCGTTCAGGACCTCACCCGCGAGGTGGAGCTGAATGCGGCCCAGAGTCGATTCATCAGCAACGTCTCCCACGAACTGCGCACACCGCTGTTCAACATCAAGAGCTACGTCGAAACCCTCTACGACCTCGGCGACCAGCTCAGTGACGACGAGAAGCGGGAATTCCTTGGTGTTGCCAATGCCGAAACCGATCGTCTGACCCGTCTGGTGAATGACGTGCTCGACCTCTCCCGTCTGGAGTCAGGCCGTGCAGTGCAGTTCGAGCCAATGAGCCTGCGGCCGGCAATGGAGCAGACCCTGCGCACCTACCGCCTCAATGCGGACGAGAAACAGGTGCGCCTGGAACTCGACGTGTCCCCCGACCTACCCGAGGTACTCGGCAACTGGGATCTACTGCTTCAGGTTTTGGACAATCTTGTCGGCAACGCTCTGAAGTTCAGTCGTGCCGGCGGTGTCCTGGCCCTGCGGGCCTATCCCTGGCCGGACAGCTGCCGGGTGGAGCTGCAGGAGACGTCCGTGGCAGACGGCCCCACCTGCCAGCTGACATCACCACTGCCCCGCTTGCGGGTGGAGGTGGCTGACACCGGCTGCGGCATCAGCCAAACCGATCAGGAAAGAATCTTCGACCGGTTTTACCGCGTTGAAAATTCAGTTCACACCGAGGTGGGGACGGGCCTGGGCCTCTCGATCGTGCGCGGCATTCTCGAGAAACACGGCTCCAAAGTGCAGATGGCCAGCGAGCTGGAGGTGGGCACAATTTTCTGGTTTGATTTGCCGCTGCAGCAGGCCGATGCAGACGAGTTGCAACTCCAGTCGGAACGACGCTCTCTGGCTGAACAGGAGGTCTGAGGGATCAGTCCTCGCTGGACACACCCCGGGCAATCCTTGAGAGCTCGTTGCGCTCGTCGGTAGTCACCCGATGGGGCACACCCGAGATGATCCGTTCGAAGTTGGAGAACGAATCCTGGATCTGCGGTCCGTTGCCGGTGATCACAAATTCACGAATTCCCTTGTCGTGCCAGGAGCCGCGCATCTTGAACACATTCAGGGCACGGGCCATCTCACCGCGAATCTCCACGTACTGCAGCAGCAGGATCGTGTCGGTGATCGTTGAGATGTGGGAATCAGTGATCGAATGGCTCCCCATGAACTCCTCTGAGGTGTTCGTGAAGAAGCCGGCGATCTCCTCCTGCTTGGCGTAACCGGTCACGCCGATCACAAACTGGCGGAAGGCGTTGTGGCTCACTCCCCTAGCCAGGGCTGACAGGGAATCGATCGCCATCCGCGAGGGCTTGAACTGGCTGATCTCGGTTTTGATGATCTGCAGGTGATCTTCAAGGCCTGTTGATTCGGGATAGGCGCAGATGATCTTGAGCTGACCGTCCTGCTCCATCTGCTCGAAATCGATCCCCCAGCTGGTGCCATTGCGCAGCAGTTGAGCCCGTGATTCCTCATAGGCAAACAGGATCGCCCGTTCCTTGTTGCGGCAGGCGTCCTCAATGAACTTGGACACCAGCAACGTCTTGCCGGTTCCCGTTGCGCCGGTGGCCAGGATGATCGAATCCTTGAAGAAGCCACCGCCACACATCTCGTCGAGGCGTGGCACGCCGGAGCTGACCCGCACATTCGAGGAGCGCTGGGTGAGGCGCATCGCTCCCAACGGGAAGATGCTGATGCCATGGGCTCCCATCGTGAAGGGGAACTCACCCTTCATGTGAGTGGTTCCGCGCAGTTTGAGAATCTCGACGGTGCGCCGGCGACGCTCCCCCTCCAGGACGTTGCGCAGAATCACAACGTTGTCGGAGACAAATTCCTCAACGCCATAGCGGGCGATCGGACCGTATTCATCAATCCGCTCGGTGGTCATCACCGTGGTGACACCGATCTCCTTGAGACGTGCAATCAGCCTGAAGATCTCCCGACGTACAACAAAGACGGCGTCGTACTGCTGAAACACCGCCGTGATCGAGTCGATCGCGACCCGTTTGGCCTTGTATTTGCGGATGGCGTAGTTGATCCGCTCGATCAGGCCTGAGAGATCAAAACTTCCCGCCACATCCTGACCATCCGGATCCGGCGAGGCGTCGAGAATGAACAGCTTGTCCTGCTCAACCATGTCCTGCAGGTTCCAGCCGAAGCTGGCGGCATTGCGAAGGATGTCGAGGGGAGACTCCTCGAAGGTGACGAAGATGCCGGGCTCGTCGAAATGCTTGATTCCATTGTGAAGGAAATGCAGCGAGAACACGGTCTTGCCGGTGCCGGACGTTCCGCTGATCAGCGTGCTGCGTCCAATCGGCAAACCGCCCTGACAGACGTCATCAAAGCCCTCGATCCCGGTCGGGAGCTTTTGTACCTGCATCTGAGCAGGGCCACTGGCGGGGGGGAACTGCATGCCTACACGCTCACGATCAGACGCTAGTGAGAAGTCCACAACGGGAGCTATTGATCACCATCTCGCTTAAGAATCACCGGGAGATGTGTCGTCCTCGTCATCAACGGTGTCGATCAAACCGGAGTTGAGCGGGCTATCCGCCAGTTCGTCGTAAAGCAGATCAAGACCGATCAGCACCCGTTCCCGGTCGGAAAGATCGCCGATGATGCGACGCACAGGTGGCGGGAGAATCTTGGAAAGCGTTGGCGTGGCCAGGATTTTGTCCTCCTCCGCCAGCTGCGGATTCTTCAGCACGTCGATCACCTTGAGGGCATAAACGCCGCGAAACTCGGTTTCAAGGATGTTGCGCAGGGTTTTCAGCGCCCGCATCGAGTTGGGCGTGTTCCCTGCCACGTAGAGCTTGAGGATGTAGGTCTTGCGGGGGCTCATAACGACATCTCCGGGGCATCGGGGGGCTCGATCTCCCGGCGGGTGCGGCCAGAGGCTGACCCGGACAGGGGGATGTCCGGCGGAATTGAACGCCGGTACATCTCACACAGATGGGCCATTACATCGAGAAGCGCAAGGCGGTAATCCTGAAGAAAGTCGTTCTTATGCCCCTCAAGGCGAAGCTGTTTCCAGAACTCGTCGATCAGATCAACGTGGATTTCCACGGTTCGCGTGATCGGCAGATCACTGAAGAAGGCCGTGTTCACGAAACTCTCCAAGGCCTGGTTGGCAGCAGCCGGATCTCGGAAATAGCTGATCAGCAGATCGCGGTAGGTGCGCTGCAACGACTGAAGCAATTCCTTGCGTTCATCCGGCGAAAGGCTGCCCAGGAATCGCGATGGATCACGTTTGTAGAAAACCCCCAGATAACCGAGCCGTTCCTGGAGGCGACTGGAAAGCTTCCAGACCTCACCGGTCCCATTGTCGTCCTGACGGCCATCCATCCGCCCCTGGCGCAGGAACCGGGAAATCGATGCATCGATGTTGTAACCCAGCTGTTCCAGCTGATCGGCCGGTAAATGCAGTTCCTCGGAGTGGTAGTCCACATGGCCCTTCACCTCACCCACCACCACGGCGGGGAAGAGCAAGCCGGAGCTGACGAGCTGCTCACGGGTGACTGGGTCCAGCAGAGGCTGTTCCACCACCACCGCGTCGATGTACTCCTGCCGTCGCTCGATCAGTGCCGCCAGACCTCCCTCCTCGGCAAGGTCAACGACGATCGGCTTGTAGCGGTTTCCCGGCAACCACTGACAACAGGTCTGGACCAGCTCAGGGGTCCTCAGCAACAGAGCAACGGTTAGGGCCGGCCGGGCCATCCTTGGGCGGAGTTCGACTCAATACGTGAATCTTGACGAAGGGGCGCTCGAGGACCGAAGATCTTTGTTTGTCTTTCGATTGCGGCTCAGGCCAAATCGGTTCCCTCCGAGCCTGACCGCGTCTCCTAACCATGGCCGACACCAAGCCCTCTGCTGAGGACACCAACGCTGCAAAGGCTTCTTCCAAAGCAGCTGCCAAGACTGAATCAACAGCCGCTGGAGAATCAGCCGACGCTTACGCGATCGTTGAAGCATCCGGCACCCAGATGTGGCTTCAGCCCAACCGGTACTACGACCTCGACAGGATCCATGCCGAGGTTGATGACACGGTCACCCTGGAGAACGTGCTGCTGGTGAAGAACAGCAAGGGCACAACCCTCGGTCAGCCTTACGTCAAGGACGCCAGCGTCTCCCTGAAGGTGATGGCCCATCGTCGTGGCGCCAAGATCATCGTTTACAAAATGCGCCCCAAGAAGAAAACCAGGCGCAAGAATGGTCACCGGCAGGAACTCACCCGTGTGATGGTGGAGTCCATCACCGTGGGCGGTAAGTCGATCAGCTGACGCTCCCAACATCTGTTTCTCCTTCCTCTCAATCCCTTCCTCCCCATGGCACACAAGAAAGGCACAGGCTCCACACGCAACGGCCGCGATTCCAACTCCAAGCGCTTGGGAGTGAAGGCCTATGGCGGTGAAACGGTCTCTGCCGGCTCAATTTTGATTCGTCAGCGCGGCACATCCGTGCTGCCTGGGGTCAACGTTGGCAAGGGCAAGGACGACACCCTGTTTGCCCTCACCGATGGCGTGGTGAAGTTTGAAAGCATTCGCCGCGGCCTGCGCAACCGCAAGCGCATCAACATCACTCAGGCTGTCTGAGCCAGCGCCTCAGATCCCTGGCAATGCCTTGTGTCCATGACGCCTTGCCCGCGTCAGCACAATCCACAAACCGATCAGATTGAGCCCCAGCACGATGGCGTCGCTGGGGCTTTGTTGTGTGATCAGTTCGAAGACTTCATAGGGCAGGGGCAGCGCCATCAACACCACCAGCAACCAGTCACCCCAACGTCGCTCATTCCAGGCCGCCCAAGCTGCCAGATACACCAGCAAGGCATAGGTGCCGGTGATTAAAGCAATCGCCCGCAAAGAATCCGGCCCAAGATTCAGTGCTCGCTGAGCAAGGTGGGCCAGCACCATGCGATCACCATCCACCAGATCATCAGCAAGCAGTGCCAGTCGACCCATGTCCTGACTGCTGATCGCGGCCGCCACACTCACCAGCAGCAAAAGCGTGGCCACCACCACCTTCTTGATCACGATCAAACGGATGAGAAGGCCCTGCAGTTTCATCTCATCCAATCGGCTGGTACGTGCGGGTCGTGATCAACAGCGGATGGAAGATCTCCAGGAATCGACTCTGCAGGGTTTGAAAGAACTGCTCCACAAGCCCTGGATCATCGAAATGGAAGGGGTACTGACCGAGATGCCCCTTGAAGAAATACCAGTTCAGCAAGGCCACTGATCCCGTCTGCATGCGGCTGTGGAACTCCAGGAGTTGCGCAGAGGGGTCGGGCAGATGTTCCAGCACATCCAGACAAACCAACGTGTCGAAACGAACGGCCGCCGTCTCGGCAAGGTCGCGATGGGTAGAGAGTTTGTGGCTGATCCCCAGGGCATCCGCCCGTTGTTGCACAAAGGACCGGTTATGGGGATTGAGATCCACAAACCAGACATGGTCCACCTGCGGCAGCAACGCAGCTGACAGCGCATGGGTGCCGATCCCCCCGCCGAAATCAAGAACCTGTCCCCGCGCGAACATGCCTTGCAGGCGAAGGGTATCGGCGATGTAGTCAGCACTGCTCAGGTGCCAGGCGGCCAGCTCGAGCAAATGCCCGGTCCCGACGGTGTCCTCGTAAAAAGCCGTGGCGTCCTCGGCGCGGAAGGCACCGGGATGCAGATCCGCCAACTCCTCCGTGCTGCTGGGCAGCCGCTGATCGACATCCTCGATCGACAAATTCAGATAGCTGCCGAGGTGCGCCTTGAGATTCAGGCCGTCATCAAGAAAGGCTGAAACATCCACCTCACGACTGCTGCACAGCTGCGGCATGGCATCACGACAACCAGCGCGTCACTGTCGCATCCGGCCGGGTGCAACAGTCGACATGACGACTCATCAGCGGACGTGAACGGTCCTTTCGGCTTTGTGGTGATCGACAAACCCGCTGGAATGACATCCCACGACTGCGTCAGCCGCCTGCGGCGCAGCTATGGGCTCAGACGCGTCGGCCATGGTGGGACCTTGGATCCATCGGTCACCGGTGTCCTGCCGATCGCCCTTGGGCAGGCAACCCGTTTGCTGCCCTACCTGCCAGGGGAGAAGACTTATCGCGGAGTGCTCCAGCTGGGCACCATCACCAGCAGCGACGACCTCGATGGAGAGATCCTGAGCAAGGCTCCTTGGCCCCGTATGAACGGCAGCGAACTCAATCACGCGCTGGACGGATTTCGCGGAGACATTGAGCAGAAGCCGCCTCAGGTGTCGGCGGTTCACGTGAATGGCGAACGAGCCCACAGAAGAGCCCGCCGTGGTGAGCAGATGGACCTTGTGGCCAGACCGGTGACCATTCATGACCTCAACCTGCTCGATTGGGATCCAAGCAGCGGGCAACTCTCCATTGAGGTTCACTGCTCGGCTGGGACCTACATCCGGGCCCTGGCCCGGGACCTGGGGGAGGCCCTCGGTTGTGGTGGTTGCCTCCGCCATCTGCGCCGAACCCAGGCCCTCGGCTTTCACGACCATCAGGCGGTTCCGCTTCCGGAGAAGGACAGCGACCCGCCACCACCCCTTTCACCGGCAATGGCACTGACACATCTGCCGTGCCGCCAGCTCAGCGCAACCGAAGAAACAGACTGGCGCTGTGGCCGTCGGGTGTCGATCGCCGAAGGAAGCGAGAGCGTCCTACTGGTTCTCAATCACGACCGAAGCCTGGCAGGGATCGGCCTGCGGGACTCCGAGGACCTTCTGAGGCCGAAAGTGGTCTTCAATGCCATCGGATGAGCGCATCACGCTGATACTCCCCTAAAGCATGTAGGTCAGAGAGACGAGCGCAGAAGCGGGGCGATCAATGAACAACCCATTTCACAACCATTGATCAACAACAGGCGATAAATCCAAGCAGGAGCGATTCAAACACCTTGAAAGGTCCGGCCTCAGACGCACAGCAAAAAGAAGATCATCAGCGAACAAGCCCATCGCTCAACAACATGAATTCCCAAAAATGAAATACTGCTGCGACTGAATGCGCTGCCGACGACCGAGAAAATTCACCACAGGTGGCCTCAACCTCTGAAAAAACGTTGATTCAGCCAACATTGACGAACAAGAGATGATTATGAACCTGGCAGCCAAGAGACAGCCAGGGCAAATATGCCCACAAACAAACACCATCAATCAGCGATAACGGTGTGAAGATCACATCATCATCGCTGAAACATTTCCTGAAGAAACGGCGTCAAGGTATCAGATTTTTGATCCGATACCTTGACGGCCAAATTCGATTGATTCGGTAGCCTTCAATCTCATGTTGACTGTGACGCTCTTCGATGGCTGGCCACAGCAAATGGGCCCAGATCAAACGCACAAAAGCGGTGGTCGACGCCAAACGTGGTGCCGTGTTCACACGCCTGGCCCGTGAAATCAGCGTGGCGGCTCGCGCTGGGGCGGATCCAGCCGGCAATTTTCAATTAAAAACAGCGATCACCAGGGCCAAGGCCGCCGGGGTGCCAGCGTCGAATATCGAGCGCGCCATCGCCAAGGGATCCGGCCAGGGGGGCGAAGGCAGCCAGCTGGAAGAGGTGCGTTACGAGGGGTATGGCCCGGGTGGTGTGGCAATCCTGGTGGAGGCTCTCACCGACAATCGAAATCGCACCGCAGCGGACCTGCGACTGGCCTTCAGCAAAAACGGAGGCAATCTCGGTGAATCGGGGTGCGTCGCCTACCTGTTTGAACATCGCAGCGAGGTCCTGATCTGTACAGATGCCGCCCAAGAAGAGCAGCTGCTCGAAAGCCTTCTCGATCTGAACGCGGATGGCTACGAGCTGGTCGACGAGACGTCTGAAGCCATCGTCTTTGGGTCCTACACAGCCCTGGAGGCTCTCCAGGATGGCTTGCGGCAGCAGGGATGGACGATCAGCGAGTGGTCACACTGCTGGCATCCACTCAGCAACATCGACATCGAGGATCCGGATGTCTCCGAGCAATGCCTGAAGCTACTCGCGGTACTGGAAGGTCTTGATGACGTTCGCAGCGTCAACGCCAACCTCGGCGTCTTTCTCGAGCCATGATGCCGGTACGTGGGTCCATATCATGCGCAGTCTTCTTCTAGCCGTTGCGATTGGCGCGTCCGCAGCATTGGCAGGCTGTCAGAGCTCGTCGAACGATCTCTCCTCGAACTCCGCGACACAGACGGACGGAGAGCCAATGCTTCGCATCACGCTGGACGTCGAGGAACCGGTGAAGAGCATGGGAGTGCTGCAGACACCCTCAAGCAATCACGCCTTCAATGTTGGTTACGGCAAATACGGCATCGCCTGCGAAGGGAGCACGTTCACCGAAGGCGTCACTCCAATTGGGCGTTTTCGCGTCAATGCAATCCTCACGGACGACAACTTC
Coding sequences within:
- the purD gene encoding phosphoribosylamine--glycine ligase — translated: MAISSTRPNTLPALRRLLIVGSGGREHALSWGLRRCPSVEVVWIAPGNGGTKSETSGGTSDQQVQIAETDAAGLLSHCRAEAIDLVIVGPEAPLAAGLADTLREAGIAVFGPGAEGAQLEASKAWAKQLMQDAGVPTARHWAVSSEAEALAVLKQVNCPLVVKADGLAAGKGVTVAESIAETQAAIEEAFGGRFGAAGAQLVLEERLQGPEVSVFALCDGERMVLLPPAQDHKRLEEGDRGPNTGGMGAYAPAPLLDQDGLEQVRQAVLEPTLKALRARGIEYRGVIYAGLMLTANGPQVIEFNCRFGDPECQTLVPLLGPELAQVLQACAHGRLDLAPTLTIGNQCSACVVAAAKGYPNSTRTGDSIDLRLDSDAQLQLFHAGTRLDQSGNLVSSGGRVLAVVAQGRDFDAAFAAAYGGLKQVHFDGIHYRRDIGHQVRTD
- a CDS encoding ATP-binding protein, whose amino-acid sequence is MTSGTQATADWALPPQGGPPDDQDGVWRRIVLWWEEFSLQTKLLAIATLVVSLMMTGITFFALNGIQRDAVMNDTRYARDLGLLLAGNVTELVAQEQDRELADVAEKFWRSSRSVRYIFFADPDGVIYLGIPISATPAGGEGELRLNRRLELPDELRRRPQNPLVRQHLTPKGRVIDVFVPLIRNGRYYGVLGLGVNPNETALASAALTREVTVAVFISIWVLVILGAVFNALTITRPVKELLRGVRSIASGNFQARIALPVGGELGELLTGFNAMASQLEAYDEANIEELTAAQVKQQSLIATMADGAILLDAEGRIVLANPTARRLFRWEGRNLEGQELVEELPDLLAIEVHAPLDALLLSGADSEDLRCNVGEPARTLRIVMQAVRDASGESLKGIAVTVQDLTREVELNAAQSRFISNVSHELRTPLFNIKSYVETLYDLGDQLSDDEKREFLGVANAETDRLTRLVNDVLDLSRLESGRAVQFEPMSLRPAMEQTLRTYRLNADEKQVRLELDVSPDLPEVLGNWDLLLQVLDNLVGNALKFSRAGGVLALRAYPWPDSCRVELQETSVADGPTCQLTSPLPRLRVEVADTGCGISQTDQERIFDRFYRVENSVHTEVGTGLGLSIVRGILEKHGSKVQMASELEVGTIFWFDLPLQQADADELQLQSERRSLAEQEV
- the kaiC gene encoding circadian clock protein KaiC, with translation MQFPPASGPAQMQVQKLPTGIEGFDDVCQGGLPIGRSTLISGTSGTGKTVFSLHFLHNGIKHFDEPGIFVTFEESPLDILRNAASFGWNLQDMVEQDKLFILDASPDPDGQDVAGSFDLSGLIERINYAIRKYKAKRVAIDSITAVFQQYDAVFVVRREIFRLIARLKEIGVTTVMTTERIDEYGPIARYGVEEFVSDNVVILRNVLEGERRRRTVEILKLRGTTHMKGEFPFTMGAHGISIFPLGAMRLTQRSSNVRVSSGVPRLDEMCGGGFFKDSIILATGATGTGKTLLVSKFIEDACRNKERAILFAYEESRAQLLRNGTSWGIDFEQMEQDGQLKIICAYPESTGLEDHLQIIKTEISQFKPSRMAIDSLSALARGVSHNAFRQFVIGVTGYAKQEEIAGFFTNTSEEFMGSHSITDSHISTITDTILLLQYVEIRGEMARALNVFKMRGSWHDKGIREFVITGNGPQIQDSFSNFERIISGVPHRVTTDERNELSRIARGVSSED
- the kaiB gene encoding circadian clock protein KaiB, translating into MSPRKTYILKLYVAGNTPNSMRALKTLRNILETEFRGVYALKVIDVLKNPQLAEEDKILATPTLSKILPPPVRRIIGDLSDRERVLIGLDLLYDELADSPLNSGLIDTVDDEDDTSPGDS
- a CDS encoding circadian clock protein KaiA, coding for MARPALTVALLLRTPELVQTCCQWLPGNRYKPIVVDLAEEGGLAALIERRQEYIDAVVVEQPLLDPVTREQLVSSGLLFPAVVVGEVKGHVDYHSEELHLPADQLEQLGYNIDASISRFLRQGRMDGRQDDNGTGEVWKLSSRLQERLGYLGVFYKRDPSRFLGSLSPDERKELLQSLQRTYRDLLISYFRDPAAANQALESFVNTAFFSDLPITRTVEIHVDLIDEFWKQLRLEGHKNDFLQDYRLALLDVMAHLCEMYRRSIPPDIPLSGSASGRTRREIEPPDAPEMSL
- the rplU gene encoding 50S ribosomal protein L21 → MADTKPSAEDTNAAKASSKAAAKTESTAAGESADAYAIVEASGTQMWLQPNRYYDLDRIHAEVDDTVTLENVLLVKNSKGTTLGQPYVKDASVSLKVMAHRRGAKIIVYKMRPKKKTRRKNGHRQELTRVMVESITVGGKSIS
- the rpmA gene encoding 50S ribosomal protein L27 yields the protein MAHKKGTGSTRNGRDSNSKRLGVKAYGGETVSAGSILIRQRGTSVLPGVNVGKGKDDTLFALTDGVVKFESIRRGLRNRKRINITQAV
- a CDS encoding DUF2127 domain-containing protein, giving the protein MKLQGLLIRLIVIKKVVVATLLLLVSVAAAISSQDMGRLALLADDLVDGDRMVLAHLAQRALNLGPDSLRAIALITGTYALLVYLAAWAAWNERRWGDWLLVVLMALPLPYEVFELITQQSPSDAIVLGLNLIGLWIVLTRARRHGHKALPGI
- a CDS encoding bifunctional 2-polyprenyl-6-hydroxyphenol methylase/3-demethylubiquinol 3-O-methyltransferase UbiG, with the translated sequence MPQLCSSREVDVSAFLDDGLNLKAHLGSYLNLSIEDVDQRLPSSTEELADLHPGAFRAEDATAFYEDTVGTGHLLELAAWHLSSADYIADTLRLQGMFARGQVLDFGGGIGTHALSAALLPQVDHVWFVDLNPHNRSFVQQRADALGISHKLSTHRDLAETAAVRFDTLVCLDVLEHLPDPSAQLLEFHSRMQTGSVALLNWYFFKGHLGQYPFHFDDPGLVEQFFQTLQSRFLEIFHPLLITTRTYQPIG